In the Salvelinus namaycush isolate Seneca chromosome 35, SaNama_1.0, whole genome shotgun sequence genome, one interval contains:
- the LOC120029956 gene encoding homeobox protein zampogna-like, translating to MALGRPSFSINDILTRGRDTRDNIQISRDLTDLCALKLATINQDQPTESRDGNSRGPGSSTSDCSEEHKRDEMEMIHIRQGNIRPSPGLGDIRKPTSEAGSEESTGEETEYMSCRKDINNKQLPCLDQDKQREEEEEEERESSYSTVGQPISGNKKRSRAAFSHAQVYELERRFNVQRYLSGPERAALAGALKLTETQVKIWFQNRRYKTKRRQMAVELASRNYSTPATLAKKVAVTVLVRDDQRQYGEDDLSSPPALPLYPAYQYGYYPYMYCFQPWLSSNALCGSMH from the exons ATGGCGCTGGGCCGCCCCTCTTTCTCCATCAACGACATCCTCACCCGGGGACGTGACACACGAGACAACATTCAAATTTCACGGGATCTGACAGATCTATGCGCGTTAAAGCTGGCCACCATCAACCAGGATCAGCCAACCGAGAGCAGGGATGGGAACTCGAGGGGCCCCGGTTCATCCACGTCGGACTGCAGTGAGGAGCACAAACGGGATGAGATGGAGATGATACACATCCGCCAAGGAAATATTCGTCCCTCTCCCGGTTTGGGCGACATCAGGAAGCCCACGTCTGAGGCCGGTAGTGAAGAGTCCACTGGAGAAGAGACGGAATACATGTCATGCAGAAAAG ACATAAACAACAAACAACTACCCTGTCTGGATCAAGAcaaacagagggaggaagaggaggaggaggagagggagagtagtTACAGCACCGTAGGCCAACCCATATCTGGTAACAAGAAGCGCTCCCGTGCGGCCTTCTCCCACGCGCAGGTCTACGAGCTAGAGCGTCGGTTTAACGTGCAGCGCTACCTGTCTGGTCCTGAACGCGCGGCCCTGGCGGGCGCCCTGAAGCTCACGGAAACCCAGGTGAAAATCTGGTTCCAGAACCGGAGATATAAGACCAAACGGCGGCAGATGGCGGTCGAACTAGCCTCCCGTAACTACTCTACACCAGCCACACTAGCTAAGAAAGTGGCGGTGACGGTCCTGGTTCGAGACGATCAAAGACAGTACGGTGAGGATGACCTGTCCAGTCCGCCTGCTCTACCTCTCTACCCGGCCTACCAATATGGATACTACCCCTACATGTACTGCTTCCAACCATGGCTCTCTAGCAATGCACTTTGTGGGAGCATGCATTGA